The following coding sequences are from one Pseudophryne corroboree isolate aPseCor3 chromosome 8 unlocalized genomic scaffold, aPseCor3.hap2 SUPER_8_unloc_6, whole genome shotgun sequence window:
- the LOC134987319 gene encoding creatine kinase M-type encodes MPFGNTHNNFKLNFSADDEFPDLTKHNNHMAKVLTLDIYKKLRDKQTPSGFTLDDIIQTGVDNPGHPFIMTVGCVAGDEECYEVFKDLLDPVIEDRHNGYKPTDKHKTDLNFSNLKGGDDLDPNYVLSSRVRTGRSIKGYTLPPHSSRGERRAIENLSIKALNSLTGEFKGKYYPLKDMSDAEQQQLIDDHFLFDKPVSPLLLAAGMARDWPDARGIWHNDDKTFLVWVNEEDHLRVISMQKGGNMKEVFRRFCVGLQKIEEIFKAAGHPFSWSEHLGYILTCPSNLGTGLRGGVHVKLPNLSKHPKFEEVLTRLRLQKRGTGGVDTAAVGGTFDISNADRLGFSEVEQVQMVVDGVKLMVEMEKKLEKSQPIDDLIPSQK; translated from the exons ATGCCTTTCGGAAACACCCACAACAACTTCAAGCTGAACTTCTCAGCAGACGATGAGTTTCCAGACCTCACCAAACATAACAACCATATGGCCAAGGTCCTGACTCTTGACATCTACAAGAAGCTCAGAGACAAGCAGACACCAAGTGGCTTCACCCTTGATGATATCATCCAGACCGGAGTTGACAACCCAG GTCACCCTTTCATCATGACTGTGGGCTGTGTGGCTGGAGATGAGGAATGTTACGAAGTGTTCAAGGATTTGTTGGACCCAGTCATTGAGGACCGTCACAATGGCTACAAGCCCACCGACAAACACAAGACTGACCTTAACTTCAGCAACCTTAAG GGAGGTGACGATCTTGACCCAAATTACGTCCTGAGTAGCCGTGTGAGGACTGGACGCAGTATCAAGGGGTACACTCTGCCCCCTCACTCCAGCCGTGGTGAGCGCCGTGCCATTGAGAATCTGTCTATCAAAG CTCTGAACAGCCTGACAGGAGAATTCAAGGGCAAGTACTACCCCCTTAAGGACATGTCCGATGCTGAGCAGCAGCAGCTGATTGATGACCACTTCCTCTTTGATAAACCAGTCTCTCCACTGCTCCTTGCAGCTGGCATGGCTCGGGACTGGCCTGATGCCCGTGGTATCTG GCATAATGATGACAAGACCTTCTTGGTCTGGGTAAATGAAGAGGACCATCTGAGAGTCATTTCCATGCAGAAAGGTGGCAACATGAAGGAAGTCTTCAGACGTTTCTGTGTCGGTCTGCAGAAG ATTGAGGAGATCTTTAAGGCTGCAGGACACCCCTTCAGCTGGAGCGAGCATCTTGGTTACATCCTGACTTGCCCATCCAACTTGGGTACAGGTCTGAGAGGTGGTGTCCATGTCAAGCTTCCTAACCTCAGCAAACACCCTAAATTCGAGGAGGTTCTGACTAGACTGCGTCTACAAAAGAGAggcactg GTGGTGTTGACACAGCTGCTGTTGGAGGCACTTTCGACATTTCCAATGCTGACAGATTGGGATTCTCTGAAGTTGAACAAGTACAAATGGTGGTAGATGGTGTGAAGCTGATGGTTGAGATGGAAAAGAAGCTGGAGAAGAGTCAGCCCATCGATGACTTGATCCCATCACAGAAGTAG